One Narcine bancroftii isolate sNarBan1 chromosome 3, sNarBan1.hap1, whole genome shotgun sequence DNA window includes the following coding sequences:
- the LOC138758618 gene encoding inositol-3-phosphate synthase 1-B-like isoform X2, whose protein sequence is MDQLRWIKRSHGAILKKNREINPGIQVRPRSTKFIFRTERNVPKLGVMLVGWGGNNGTTVTAAVLANKLGLYWMTKTGKKVANYYGSLFQASTVCLGTGPAGEIYMPFKDLLPTVNPNDIVFDGWDISSMNLSDAMERAQVLDWQLQEQLKPHMRKFQPRPSIYIPQFIAANQGSRADNVIHGSKKEQVEQIRKDIRDFKSKSGVNKVIVLWTANTECFCDVTSGVNDTAGNILKTIECGGEISPSSMFAVASILEGCAYINGSPQNTFVPGIIDLAIKHKVFIGGDDFKSGQTKIKSVLVDFLISAGLKTVSIVSYNHLGNNDGKNLSAPEQFKSKEISKSNVVDDMVQSNPILYKPSEKPDHCVVIKYVPYVGDSKRAMDEYTSEIMMGGTNTIVLHNTCEDSLLASPLILDLVILTELCQRITFRTESDREFQTFHSVLSILSYLCKAPLVPDGTPVVNSLFRQRMCIENILRACLALPPQNHMLLEHKMERSFMGTRVTAHSAGLPVSRKMAKLGNILNKNNVPNGYTNGYVN, encoded by the exons ATGGATCAATTAAG GTGGATTAAAAGATCCCACGGCGCTATTTTGAAGAAGAACAGGGAAATTAATCCCGGTATCCAg GTGAGGCCACGTTCGACCAAATTCATCTTCCGCACAGAGAGAAATGTGCCGAAACTGGGTGTGATGCTTGTTGGATGGGGTGGTAATAATGGGACCACCGTTACTGCAGCAGTTCTGGCTAACAAGTTGGGACTTTACTGGATGACCAAAACAGGAAAGAAG GTTGCAAACTACTATGGATCCTTGTTTCAAGCCTCAACAGTGTGTCTAGGTACTGGTCCTGCAGGTGAAATCTACATGCCTTTCAAGGACCTCCTGCCCACGGTGAATCCAAATGACATTGTTTTCGATG GCTGGGATATCTCCTCTATGAACCTGTCTGATGCCATGGAGAGAGCCCAGGTCCTCGACTGGCAACTTCAAGAACAGCTGAAGCCTCACATGAGAAAGTTCCAGCCTCGACCTTCGATTTACATTCCACAATTCATTGCTGCTAATCAGGGTTCCCGGGCAGATAACGTGATCCACGGTTCCAAAAAGGAGCAG GTAGAGCAAATTAGAAAAGACATCAGGGATTTCAAGTCCAAGAGTGGTGTTAACAAAGTGATTGTTCTGTGGACAGCAAATACGGAGTGTTTCTGTGACGTTACTAGTGGAGTAAATGATACAGCAGGAAACATACTGAAGACAATTGag TGTGGAGGAGAGATATCGCCATCGTCCATGTTTGCTGTGGCCAGCATTTTGGAGGGCTGTGCCTACATCAACGGTTCACCCCAGAACACTTTTGTGCCAGGAATCATTGATCTTGCCATCAAACACAAGGTGTTCATTGGGGGTGATGACTTCAAATCTGGCCAGACTAAAATCAAATCTGTCCTGGTGGATTTTCTCATCAGCGCTGGCCTGAAG ACAGTCTCAATTGTCAGTTATAATCACTTGGGCAACAACGACGGGAAGAATCTTTCTGCCCCAGAGCAGTTCAAATCGAAggaaatctcaaagagcaatgtTGTAGATGATATGGTTCAGTCCAACCCTATCCTTTACAAACCATCTGAGAAGCCAGATCATTGT GTTGTAATTAAATACGTCCCATATGTTGGAGACAGCAAGCGTGCAATGGATGAATATACATCTGAGATCATGATGGGTGGCACCAACACCATTGTTCTCCATAATACCTGTGAG GATTCTCTGCTTGCTAGTCCACTTATTCTGGACCTGGTCATCCTGACTGAGCTCTGCCAACGGATAACATTCCGAACGGAAtcagatagagaattccaaacattccacAGTGTTCTCTCCATTCTCAGCTATCTCTGTAAAGCCCCCTTGGTGCCAGATGGAACTCCAGTGGTTAACTCTCTTTTCAGGCAAAGGATGTGCATCGAAAATATTTTGAG AGCCTGTTTGGCTCTTCCTCCTCAGAACCACATGCTGCTGGAACACAAGATGGAAAGAAGTTTCATGGGCACGCGGGTGACTGCTCACTCAGCGGGGCTGCCGGTATCTCGCAAAATGGCAAAACTTGGCAATATCCTCAACAAGAACAATGTCCCAAATGGCTATACAAATGGATATGTTAATTAA
- the LOC138758618 gene encoding inositol-3-phosphate synthase 1-B-like isoform X1, translating to MMAEMFIVDSPDVIYTKDCIEAVYPYQTTQVFEENGSIKVRPRSTKFIFRTERNVPKLGVMLVGWGGNNGTTVTAAVLANKLGLYWMTKTGKKVANYYGSLFQASTVCLGTGPAGEIYMPFKDLLPTVNPNDIVFDGWDISSMNLSDAMERAQVLDWQLQEQLKPHMRKFQPRPSIYIPQFIAANQGSRADNVIHGSKKEQVEQIRKDIRDFKSKSGVNKVIVLWTANTECFCDVTSGVNDTAGNILKTIECGGEISPSSMFAVASILEGCAYINGSPQNTFVPGIIDLAIKHKVFIGGDDFKSGQTKIKSVLVDFLISAGLKTVSIVSYNHLGNNDGKNLSAPEQFKSKEISKSNVVDDMVQSNPILYKPSEKPDHCVVIKYVPYVGDSKRAMDEYTSEIMMGGTNTIVLHNTCEDSLLASPLILDLVILTELCQRITFRTESDREFQTFHSVLSILSYLCKAPLVPDGTPVVNSLFRQRMCIENILRACLALPPQNHMLLEHKMERSFMGTRVTAHSAGLPVSRKMAKLGNILNKNNVPNGYTNGYVN from the exons ATGATGGCGGAGATGTTTATCGTTGACAGCCCAGATGTGATCTACACCAAAGATTGCATTGAGGCAGTGTATCCCTATCAGACTACACAGGTCTTTGAAGAGAATGGATCAATTAAG GTGAGGCCACGTTCGACCAAATTCATCTTCCGCACAGAGAGAAATGTGCCGAAACTGGGTGTGATGCTTGTTGGATGGGGTGGTAATAATGGGACCACCGTTACTGCAGCAGTTCTGGCTAACAAGTTGGGACTTTACTGGATGACCAAAACAGGAAAGAAG GTTGCAAACTACTATGGATCCTTGTTTCAAGCCTCAACAGTGTGTCTAGGTACTGGTCCTGCAGGTGAAATCTACATGCCTTTCAAGGACCTCCTGCCCACGGTGAATCCAAATGACATTGTTTTCGATG GCTGGGATATCTCCTCTATGAACCTGTCTGATGCCATGGAGAGAGCCCAGGTCCTCGACTGGCAACTTCAAGAACAGCTGAAGCCTCACATGAGAAAGTTCCAGCCTCGACCTTCGATTTACATTCCACAATTCATTGCTGCTAATCAGGGTTCCCGGGCAGATAACGTGATCCACGGTTCCAAAAAGGAGCAG GTAGAGCAAATTAGAAAAGACATCAGGGATTTCAAGTCCAAGAGTGGTGTTAACAAAGTGATTGTTCTGTGGACAGCAAATACGGAGTGTTTCTGTGACGTTACTAGTGGAGTAAATGATACAGCAGGAAACATACTGAAGACAATTGag TGTGGAGGAGAGATATCGCCATCGTCCATGTTTGCTGTGGCCAGCATTTTGGAGGGCTGTGCCTACATCAACGGTTCACCCCAGAACACTTTTGTGCCAGGAATCATTGATCTTGCCATCAAACACAAGGTGTTCATTGGGGGTGATGACTTCAAATCTGGCCAGACTAAAATCAAATCTGTCCTGGTGGATTTTCTCATCAGCGCTGGCCTGAAG ACAGTCTCAATTGTCAGTTATAATCACTTGGGCAACAACGACGGGAAGAATCTTTCTGCCCCAGAGCAGTTCAAATCGAAggaaatctcaaagagcaatgtTGTAGATGATATGGTTCAGTCCAACCCTATCCTTTACAAACCATCTGAGAAGCCAGATCATTGT GTTGTAATTAAATACGTCCCATATGTTGGAGACAGCAAGCGTGCAATGGATGAATATACATCTGAGATCATGATGGGTGGCACCAACACCATTGTTCTCCATAATACCTGTGAG GATTCTCTGCTTGCTAGTCCACTTATTCTGGACCTGGTCATCCTGACTGAGCTCTGCCAACGGATAACATTCCGAACGGAAtcagatagagaattccaaacattccacAGTGTTCTCTCCATTCTCAGCTATCTCTGTAAAGCCCCCTTGGTGCCAGATGGAACTCCAGTGGTTAACTCTCTTTTCAGGCAAAGGATGTGCATCGAAAATATTTTGAG AGCCTGTTTGGCTCTTCCTCCTCAGAACCACATGCTGCTGGAACACAAGATGGAAAGAAGTTTCATGGGCACGCGGGTGACTGCTCACTCAGCGGGGCTGCCGGTATCTCGCAAAATGGCAAAACTTGGCAATATCCTCAACAAGAACAATGTCCCAAATGGCTATACAAATGGATATGTTAATTAA
- the LOC138758618 gene encoding inositol-3-phosphate synthase 1-B-like isoform X3 has translation MLVGWGGNNGTTVTAAVLANKLGLYWMTKTGKKVANYYGSLFQASTVCLGTGPAGEIYMPFKDLLPTVNPNDIVFDGWDISSMNLSDAMERAQVLDWQLQEQLKPHMRKFQPRPSIYIPQFIAANQGSRADNVIHGSKKEQVEQIRKDIRDFKSKSGVNKVIVLWTANTECFCDVTSGVNDTAGNILKTIECGGEISPSSMFAVASILEGCAYINGSPQNTFVPGIIDLAIKHKVFIGGDDFKSGQTKIKSVLVDFLISAGLKTVSIVSYNHLGNNDGKNLSAPEQFKSKEISKSNVVDDMVQSNPILYKPSEKPDHCVVIKYVPYVGDSKRAMDEYTSEIMMGGTNTIVLHNTCEDSLLASPLILDLVILTELCQRITFRTESDREFQTFHSVLSILSYLCKAPLVPDGTPVVNSLFRQRMCIENILRACLALPPQNHMLLEHKMERSFMGTRVTAHSAGLPVSRKMAKLGNILNKNNVPNGYTNGYVN, from the exons ATGCTTGTTGGATGGGGTGGTAATAATGGGACCACCGTTACTGCAGCAGTTCTGGCTAACAAGTTGGGACTTTACTGGATGACCAAAACAGGAAAGAAG GTTGCAAACTACTATGGATCCTTGTTTCAAGCCTCAACAGTGTGTCTAGGTACTGGTCCTGCAGGTGAAATCTACATGCCTTTCAAGGACCTCCTGCCCACGGTGAATCCAAATGACATTGTTTTCGATG GCTGGGATATCTCCTCTATGAACCTGTCTGATGCCATGGAGAGAGCCCAGGTCCTCGACTGGCAACTTCAAGAACAGCTGAAGCCTCACATGAGAAAGTTCCAGCCTCGACCTTCGATTTACATTCCACAATTCATTGCTGCTAATCAGGGTTCCCGGGCAGATAACGTGATCCACGGTTCCAAAAAGGAGCAG GTAGAGCAAATTAGAAAAGACATCAGGGATTTCAAGTCCAAGAGTGGTGTTAACAAAGTGATTGTTCTGTGGACAGCAAATACGGAGTGTTTCTGTGACGTTACTAGTGGAGTAAATGATACAGCAGGAAACATACTGAAGACAATTGag TGTGGAGGAGAGATATCGCCATCGTCCATGTTTGCTGTGGCCAGCATTTTGGAGGGCTGTGCCTACATCAACGGTTCACCCCAGAACACTTTTGTGCCAGGAATCATTGATCTTGCCATCAAACACAAGGTGTTCATTGGGGGTGATGACTTCAAATCTGGCCAGACTAAAATCAAATCTGTCCTGGTGGATTTTCTCATCAGCGCTGGCCTGAAG ACAGTCTCAATTGTCAGTTATAATCACTTGGGCAACAACGACGGGAAGAATCTTTCTGCCCCAGAGCAGTTCAAATCGAAggaaatctcaaagagcaatgtTGTAGATGATATGGTTCAGTCCAACCCTATCCTTTACAAACCATCTGAGAAGCCAGATCATTGT GTTGTAATTAAATACGTCCCATATGTTGGAGACAGCAAGCGTGCAATGGATGAATATACATCTGAGATCATGATGGGTGGCACCAACACCATTGTTCTCCATAATACCTGTGAG GATTCTCTGCTTGCTAGTCCACTTATTCTGGACCTGGTCATCCTGACTGAGCTCTGCCAACGGATAACATTCCGAACGGAAtcagatagagaattccaaacattccacAGTGTTCTCTCCATTCTCAGCTATCTCTGTAAAGCCCCCTTGGTGCCAGATGGAACTCCAGTGGTTAACTCTCTTTTCAGGCAAAGGATGTGCATCGAAAATATTTTGAG AGCCTGTTTGGCTCTTCCTCCTCAGAACCACATGCTGCTGGAACACAAGATGGAAAGAAGTTTCATGGGCACGCGGGTGACTGCTCACTCAGCGGGGCTGCCGGTATCTCGCAAAATGGCAAAACTTGGCAATATCCTCAACAAGAACAATGTCCCAAATGGCTATACAAATGGATATGTTAATTAA